A genomic window from Desulfomicrobium escambiense DSM 10707 includes:
- a CDS encoding DUF4123 domain-containing protein — MTAPAIQAPRAFGSITTSELIDVLRTTRSTGLHVDVVLAIDSGPDLLHDFFSLNTGCQYRPILAETPYAKLLSTMPYWVRLEAGCELESYLLASFLDWGFLAITAANGELHCRHWRSLCEVVLPSGAKSFYRFQDSAALRRMIPMYTDQELGWFMGPVARLFIPVSNAEGERQWLDVGNPSLLGRTEQELAENYRLASERPWWEVREEHLADMEQKKRAALIYNLSNVLMGESPYTALMVEKHYGSVESGIKENVDAAMGYGLSEQEHILLFTQICLLWPFGSQNKPEVAQAMHGADKDPFSALKRLYEIIPAQTAP; from the coding sequence CCTCGGGCCTTCGGATCCATCACGACATCGGAACTCATTGACGTACTCCGCACGACGCGCAGCACCGGGCTGCACGTCGATGTCGTTCTTGCCATCGATTCCGGTCCGGATTTGCTCCATGACTTTTTTTCCCTGAACACCGGGTGTCAGTATCGCCCCATCCTGGCTGAAACCCCTTACGCGAAACTTTTGAGCACGATGCCCTACTGGGTGCGACTCGAAGCAGGTTGCGAACTCGAAAGCTACCTCCTGGCCAGCTTTTTGGATTGGGGTTTTCTCGCGATCACCGCTGCAAACGGGGAATTGCATTGCAGGCATTGGCGCAGTCTGTGCGAAGTCGTTCTCCCCTCAGGAGCCAAGTCGTTCTACAGATTCCAGGATTCGGCCGCGCTGCGGCGGATGATTCCGATGTACACCGATCAGGAGTTGGGGTGGTTCATGGGACCTGTCGCGCGACTTTTTATTCCAGTCAGCAATGCAGAAGGGGAGCGGCAGTGGTTGGATGTCGGCAATCCGTCCTTGCTCGGCCGCACCGAACAGGAACTTGCCGAAAATTACCGTTTGGCATCGGAGCGGCCGTGGTGGGAGGTGCGCGAAGAGCATCTGGCGGACATGGAGCAGAAAAAGCGCGCAGCCCTCATCTATAATCTCTCCAATGTGCTCATGGGGGAGTCCCCATACACTGCGTTGATGGTCGAGAAGCATTATGGATCCGTGGAATCTGGTATCAAGGAGAATGTAGACGCTGCGATGGGCTACGGTTTGAGCGAGCAGGAACACATCTTACTCTTCACGCAGATCTGTCTGCTCTGGCCTTTTGGATCACAGAATAAACCCGAAGTTGCTCAGGCGATGCATGGTGCGGACAAGGACCCGTTCTCTGCGCTGAAGCGCCTTTACGAAATTATACCGGC